One Microbacterium sp. W4I20 DNA window includes the following coding sequences:
- a CDS encoding DeoR/GlpR family DNA-binding transcription regulator: MRYTNAPERRAHLERRITTDGYLSSLAAAHELGVSEMTVRRDLRMLEEQGAVRRVAGGATVVSGGVPFEGRDAVGAAQKRAIAELAAVDAATAEMVALDAGTTVAALVPLLGPSTVVTHSLPVIEALTRAGSPRLVAAGGHYQPDTRSFAGPLTEETLRGVRCDVAYLSATTVGADGLWGTNALDAAIKRVLAQQSARVVLLADAGKLSGGHPGSAAVRIAGLDIIDVLITDGRADAEALGPFEAAGIEVRIAG; this comes from the coding sequence ATGCGCTACACGAACGCCCCGGAACGCCGCGCACATCTCGAGCGACGCATCACCACCGACGGGTACCTGTCATCGTTGGCGGCAGCGCACGAGCTCGGCGTCTCCGAGATGACGGTGCGCCGCGACCTGCGGATGCTCGAGGAGCAGGGGGCCGTCCGGCGCGTGGCCGGCGGCGCCACGGTCGTCTCCGGCGGCGTGCCGTTCGAAGGACGCGATGCCGTCGGTGCCGCGCAGAAGCGGGCGATCGCCGAACTCGCCGCCGTCGACGCGGCCACCGCCGAGATGGTCGCCCTCGACGCCGGCACGACGGTCGCCGCCCTGGTCCCGCTCCTGGGCCCGAGCACCGTGGTGACGCACTCGCTGCCGGTGATCGAGGCGCTGACGCGGGCGGGGTCTCCGCGCCTCGTCGCCGCGGGTGGGCACTACCAGCCCGACACCCGCAGCTTCGCGGGTCCCCTCACCGAGGAGACCCTGCGCGGGGTGCGCTGCGACGTCGCGTACCTGTCGGCGACCACCGTCGGTGCGGACGGGCTCTGGGGCACCAACGCCCTCGATGCCGCGATCAAACGCGTGCTCGCGCAGCAGTCGGCCCGGGTCGTGCTCCTCGCCGATGCCGGCAAGCTGTCCGGCGGGCACCCCGGCAGTGCCGCGGTGCGCATCGCCGGCCTCGACATCATCGACGTGCTCATCACCGACGGTCGCGCCGACGCCGAGGCGCTCGGCCCCTTCGAGGCCGCCGGCATCGAGGTCAGGATCGCCGGATGA
- a CDS encoding FGGY family carbohydrate kinase: MTLVLGLDIGSTTTKAALVDVTDGVSVVHVARRPTPSTVPDLIATAAAVSRECAAAASGPIAAVGIASMAESGAALDSDGRALTPLLRWDRRVDRTHLDALLALHPDLPAATGIPATTKPAAVALAALRVEQPEIHAAMRHWAGVADLVAHALTGIRATDHTLAARSMLAGRGDAWNTGLITGIGLAEQVFPALRAPGDPVGATASSAAAFGLEMGIPVHIAGHDHAVGAWAAGARRPGDTADSLGTSEAIVRIADAVDIARAVAEGFSVGRTVDGSATTILGGSPAGGAMLAWWEAQFPDDRMRERLAALTAGSWTTSAMTVLPYLSGRQCPAPHPGAAVQIVGEGDADERARGLLQSLVAHARWMRETADRLAGSPTTALTLLGSIARRVPVWAPLAAASGVPTMVCAADEPVAAGAALLAAVRSEVAAAETSVLPTAEATPIDDPALDDAYRRFLAAVGSAAGDPATIPSRGES, from the coding sequence GTGACACTCGTCCTGGGATTGGACATCGGCAGCACGACGACGAAGGCAGCCCTCGTCGACGTGACCGATGGTGTGTCGGTCGTGCACGTCGCGCGTCGACCCACGCCGTCGACCGTGCCGGACCTCATCGCCACGGCCGCCGCCGTCTCACGCGAGTGCGCCGCCGCGGCATCCGGCCCCATCGCCGCCGTCGGCATCGCCTCGATGGCCGAGAGCGGAGCCGCGCTGGATTCCGACGGCCGGGCGCTGACACCGCTGCTGCGCTGGGACCGCCGCGTCGATCGCACGCACCTCGACGCACTCCTCGCCCTGCACCCCGACCTGCCCGCGGCCACCGGCATCCCCGCCACGACGAAGCCGGCCGCCGTCGCGCTGGCCGCGCTCCGGGTCGAGCAGCCGGAGATTCACGCTGCGATGCGGCACTGGGCCGGCGTGGCCGACCTCGTCGCGCACGCGCTGACCGGCATCCGCGCCACCGACCACACGCTCGCCGCCCGCAGCATGCTCGCGGGACGCGGCGACGCCTGGAACACCGGCCTGATCACGGGCATCGGGCTTGCCGAGCAGGTATTCCCCGCGCTGCGTGCCCCCGGCGACCCGGTCGGCGCGACGGCCTCGTCTGCCGCTGCGTTCGGCCTCGAGATGGGCATCCCCGTGCACATCGCCGGACACGATCACGCCGTCGGGGCCTGGGCCGCGGGAGCACGCCGCCCGGGCGACACCGCCGATTCCCTCGGCACCTCCGAGGCGATCGTGCGGATCGCGGATGCCGTCGACATCGCCCGTGCCGTCGCCGAAGGCTTCTCGGTCGGACGCACGGTCGACGGATCGGCCACGACGATCCTCGGCGGGAGCCCGGCCGGCGGCGCGATGCTGGCCTGGTGGGAGGCGCAGTTCCCCGACGATCGGATGCGGGAGCGCCTTGCCGCGCTGACCGCCGGTTCGTGGACGACCTCGGCGATGACGGTGCTGCCGTATCTCTCCGGGCGCCAGTGCCCGGCGCCGCATCCCGGCGCCGCGGTCCAGATCGTCGGTGAGGGCGATGCCGATGAGCGGGCTCGCGGCCTGCTGCAATCGCTCGTCGCGCACGCGCGGTGGATGCGGGAGACCGCGGACCGACTCGCCGGGTCGCCGACCACCGCGCTGACGCTGCTCGGCTCGATCGCGCGCCGCGTGCCGGTGTGGGCGCCCCTCGCCGCAGCATCCGGTGTGCCGACCATGGTCTGCGCGGCCGACGAACCGGTCGCCGCCGGCGCCGCCCTTCTCGCGGCGGTCCGCAGCGAGGTTGCCGCAGCCGAGACCTCGGTCCTGCCCACCGCAGAAGCGACCCCCATCGACGACCCCGCTCTCGACGACGCCTACCGACGGTTCCTCGCAGCCGTCGGGTCCGCAGCCGGCGACCCCGCAACCATCCCTTCACGAGGAGAATCATGA